Below is a window of Tolypothrix bouteillei VB521301 DNA.
GACTTTCACAATTTTTAGGCTTTCAAACTTATATATATTGTGTCTTGGTTCGGCGTGCTCGGTAAGTGTTTTGCCGATAGCACAGCTTCAGTATAGCTGAACTATCCGCAGTGTAGGGAAAAAATTCGTTGCGTTTGAGCCAAAGAGTGTTCTCGATCGCATTTCGGCAGGATATCGGTAAGATTTTTCAGCACTCAAAAACTTGTCTATCGCTATTAACCCATAGATAGAGGCTACTTCTTAGTACTGGGTAGAAACTGGATACAAGCTTGGATATATGTAAAAAATTTAAAATTCACACCCGCAAGCTTGTTTTACCAAAGACAGTGCCACTACAAACTAGAGGCGCTATTGGCTGCGGCTACTGAGTTATTCATTAATTTTTATCATTCCCTTCAGAAATTGGTAGGAGGTTTTGTGCAACCCATTTACGATGAATCATTTGAGATGATTGTTGAAAATGCTGAAGAAAAACCCCAAGAGGAAGAATATTATCCTGTAAAACTCATAACAAGTCGGGGTTCAATTCATTGCCGCTACTATTTAGCTGAGAATGCCAAAACAGCAGTAATTTTAGTTGGAGGTGTAGGTGGTGATTGGGATACACCTGCTCGAGGTCTGTATCCTTTATTAGGGGAAATTCTTCGGAAAGAAGGAATAGCCTCTCTCCGAGTCCAATACCGCAATCCAACCGATTTAGTAGAATCTACCTTAGACGTTTTAGCGGGTCTTACCTATTTACAAGACAAAGGTGTTGAAGAATTTGCTTTGATCGGTCACTCTTTTGGGGGTGCAGTCGTTATCCAAGCAGCTGCTCAATCGGCAGATGTTCGCACTGTTGTCACTATTGCTACCCAAGCCTATGGTGCAGAACCAGCAAGTGAACTAGCAACCAGATGTTCGCTGCTTCTGTTGCATGGCACATCCGATCCAGTACTGCCTGCTTCGTGTTCGCAATATGTCTACCAAATTGCCAGAGAACCAAAGCGTGTAATATTATATCCAAATGGCGGACACGGTCTCGATGAAGTTGCTGATGAAGTGTACCTTGTAGTGCGGGATTGGATTGTTCAACAACTCAATCGTGCTACCGCAAATTTGTATTAACGGTTTTATAGATAAAAGGAAGCTTTGCACAACCGCAAACTTTTTTTATCTATTCGATAAGCAGTAATATTTTATCGTTGCCTACTCACAGCCCAGCACTGCTTATGAAAAATAAAAATATCATTCTGTTATCGATGCTGGTTTTTGTGCCAATTTCAATAGCAGCACAAGAGCTACATTTAAATCCATTAATCATTTTTGCGACTTCTGGGCTAGCAATTATTCCTTTAGCAGCATTAATCGCAAACTCCACTGAAGCGATCGCAACTGTCATTGGCTCAGCTTTAGGCGGTTTACTCAACGCCACCTTTGGCAATGCGACCGAGATGATTATTTCTATAGTCGCTCTCCGAGCTGGTTTAGTGGATGTGGTCAAAGCCAGTTTAACAGGAGCAATAATTGCAAATTTGCTTCTAGCAATGGGGCTAGCGATTCTTGTAGGTGGCTTACGTTATAACGAACAAACATTTCAACCTGC
It encodes the following:
- a CDS encoding alpha/beta hydrolase; the encoded protein is MQPIYDESFEMIVENAEEKPQEEEYYPVKLITSRGSIHCRYYLAENAKTAVILVGGVGGDWDTPARGLYPLLGEILRKEGIASLRVQYRNPTDLVESTLDVLAGLTYLQDKGVEEFALIGHSFGGAVVIQAAAQSADVRTVVTIATQAYGAEPASELATRCSLLLLHGTSDPVLPASCSQYVYQIAREPKRVILYPNGGHGLDEVADEVYLVVRDWIVQQLNRATANLY